Proteins from a genomic interval of Syngnathoides biaculeatus isolate LvHL_M chromosome 23, ASM1980259v1, whole genome shotgun sequence:
- the LOC133496901 gene encoding uncharacterized protein LOC133496901: MVTHRVGLHHQPTALSGKHSCAVCSGPILQDGSLCATFEDPVGQADNPAGVGRGRQLPREAARRTLLRMGNIYKSAADCKRRAAPELRVGQRVWLSTKDLPLWMESHKLAPRFVGPFMISKIINPVSVSLRLPRSMRVHPTFHVSRLCPDRPSSLAPLAKTPRHPHMVDGGPVYTVHRLLSSRRRGRGFQYLVDWEGYGPGEPSWIPSHFIVDLSLIEDFHAAHRDAPGPSGAGR; this comes from the coding sequence atggtcacacatcgcgttggACTTCATCACCAGCCTAccgccctctcagggaaacacagttgtgctgtctgtagtggaccgattctccaagatggttcactttgtGCCACTttcgaagatcccgtcggccaagcagacaacccagctggtgttggacgaggtcgaCAGCTACCACGGGAGGCAgcccggaggacgctgctgcgcatgggcaacatctataagtccgcagcggactgcaagaggagagccgcaccagaactcagggtggggcagcgtgtgtggctctccaccaaggatctcccgctgTGGATGGAATCCCACAAACTTGCTCctaggttcgttggtccgttcaTGATctccaaaatcattaacccggtctccgtatcacttagactacccaggtcgatgagggtgcaccctacgttccacgtcagcagactatgcccggatcgtccttcgtcgctggctcctctggCCAAaaccccccgccacccccacatggtggacggtgggccggtgtacacagtgcatcggttgctgtcttcccgccgcagaggaagggggttccagtatctggtggattgggagggatacGGACCAGGGGAGCcctcttggatcccctcgcaCTTCATTGTGGACCTCTCCCTCATCGAAGACTTCCACGCGGCCCATCgagatgctcctgggccgtcgggAGCCGGTCGTTGA